In Biomphalaria glabrata chromosome 11, xgBioGlab47.1, whole genome shotgun sequence, the following proteins share a genomic window:
- the LOC106080214 gene encoding mucin-5AC-like codes for MEIRITDLNPAPRIAATRADQAPTHSSDRAPTHSSDQAPTHSSEQAPPHSSDRAPTHSSNPATTHSSDRAPTHSSNLATTYSSDQTPTHSSDQAPTHSSDKAPTHSSDQAPTHSSDKAPTHSSDQAQHIAATSSDKAPTHSSDLAPTHSSDQTPTHSSDQAPTHCSDRAPTHSSDPTTTHSSDQAPKHSSDQAPTHSSDQASTHSSDQVPPQSSDRAPTHSSNPATTHSSDRAPTHSSNLATTHSSDRAPTHSSHPATTHSSDPATTHSSNPATTHSSDPATTHSSDRAPTHSSNPATTHSSDRATTHSSNPATTHSSDPATTHSSNPATTHSSDPATTHSSDPATTHSSDKAPTHSSDLAPTHSSDQTPTLSSDQAPTHSSDRAPTHSSDQAPTHSSDQASTHSSDQAPPHSSDQAPNTGSRLLLGLLFQIDEVRDLSTPRKKPRNNCYKQYSRAQIIQISKGIVLNTNNAQAVNMYYKQSNSIQTANCK; via the exons ATGGAAATTCGAATCACTGATCTCAACCCGGCACCACGCATAGCAGCAACCAGGGCTGACCAGGCACCAACACATAGCAGCGACAGGGCACCAACACATAGCAGCGACCAGGCACCAACGCATAGCAGTGAACAGGCACCACCACATAGCAGCGACAGGGCACCAACACATAGCAGCAACCCTGCAACAACACATAGCAGCGACAGGGCACCAACACATAGCAGCAACCTTGCAACAACATATAGCAGCGACCAGACACCAACGCATAGCAGCGACCAGGCACCAACACATAGCAGCGACAAGGCACCAACACATAGCAGCGACCAGGCACCAACACATAGCAGCGACAAGGCACCAACACATAGCAGCGACCAGGCACAACACATAGCAGCGACCAG CAGCGACAAGGCACCAACACATAGCAGCGACCTAGCACCAACACATAGCAGCGACCAGACACCAACGCATAGCAGCGACCAGGCACCAACACATTGCAGCGACAGGGCACCAACACATAGCAGCGACCCTACAACAACACATAGCAGCGACCAGGCACCAAAACATAGCAGCGACCAGGCACCAACACATAGCAGCGACCAGGCATCAACACATAGCAGCGACCAGGTACCACCGCAAAGCAGCGACAGGGCACCAACACATAGCAGCAACCCTGCAACAACACATAGCAGCGACAGGGCACCAACACATAGCAGCAACCTTGCAACAACACATAGCAGTGACAGGGCACCAACACATAGCAGCCACCCTGCAACAACACATAGCAGCGACCCTGCAACAACACATAGCAGCAACCCTGCAACAACACATAGCAGCGACCCTGCAACAACACATAGCAGCGACAGGGCACCAACACATAGCAGCAACCCTGCAACAACACATAGCAGCGACAGAGCAACAACACATAGCAGCAACCCTGCAACAACACATAGCAGCGACCCTGCAACAACACATAGCAGCAACCCTGCAACAACACATAGCAGCGACCCTGCAACAACACATAGCAGCGACCCTGCAACAACACATAGCAGCGACAAGGCACCAACTCATAGCAGCGACCTAGCACCAACACATAGCAGCGACCAGACACCAACGCTTAGCAGCGACCAGGCACCAACACATAGCAGCGACAGGGCACCAACACATAGCAGCGACCAGGCACCAACACATAGCAGCGACCAGGCATCAACACATAGCAGCGACCAGGCACCACCGCATAGCAGCGACCAGGCACCAAATACAGGTAGTCGTCTGCTGCTTGGACTGCTCTTTCAAATTGACGAAGTCAGAGATCTCAGTACCCCAAGAAAAAAGCCGAGAAATAATTGTTACAAACAGTACAGCCGTGCACAAATTATACAAATCAGTAAAGGAATAGTGCTTAACACAAACAACGCACAAGCAGTAAACATGTACTACAAACAGTCAAATAGTATACAAACAGCAAACTGCAAATAA